In Candidatus Cloacimonadota bacterium, the DNA window ATTGGGGGAATCAAGAAAGAACAGGATATGAGCTTGTGAAGGTCGCGATTGCGCTCCATACAAATACAACGATTTTTAGGAAATAAAAAATGGGAGCGCCGATTGTTTTTGCATTATCAGCGCTCCCAAGAAGTTGATTTTTCAACTATTTATAGTAGTATAACTCCACCGGCGTTTCGCCCAGACGTTCGCTGATGGTGAAATATCCTTTTCCTTTTTCGTCGAAAGCCACAGCTTCGCCTTGCGGTTCAAGCTTGTAGGGCATCACTTTTCCTTTTGTGGACAAGGCTTCAGCAACACTTTGCCCTCTGCCGCGAGTGTAGCGATAGATATTCGTGTAGGTTTTAACCAAAATGTGTTTTCCGGAAGGTGAAATGTCCGCCGCCACCACCCAACTGTATGGAAGCTGACCCACCCGCTTTGCCACCATGGTTTCTGAAAAGCTTTGAGGATATGGAAGGCGGTAGATTCCGCAGTTTTCCTCACGTTTGCTGATAACATAGATGTCACCGGAAAGAGGGTCCATAAACAGCGCTTCCGCATCGCGGGGGCCATCTTCATAGATGAATTCAATCTTATCAATTTTGGAAATGGTGATCAGGGTGTCCAATATCTCAGGCTCTTCAAAACGGTAGATATAAGAAGAGGCGTGCTTGGCATTGTTATCGCCGATATCTCCAACATAGACATAAGGTTTTGAATCCTTGGGGTCGATGCAGGTGGCGATGTCTTCCCAATCCCGGTTTTTCACCCCTTCCAACACAATCACAGCCGGCATCAGGGCGCGTTTATTCAAAACGTAGACAGCCGCTTCTCCGCCGGAATCGTTGTGGGTATAAAGTAAACCGGGTGTTTTGATGCTGGAAGCCAGTCCGGAAGCCTCATTGATGACTGGCTCTTCCACAGTGTCGCTCTGAATTGCAGGTCCAGCCAACAGCGCGCAGCCCAAGACAGCCAGAACCACCACTGCGAATGCCAAAAAGAAGATAAGTTTCGGGAACCTTGATTTGATTGTCATATTTTATCCATTATTCAGTTTGATCCGTTAATCCGTAAAGGCTTAGAACATCAGGTTCCGCGAGGTTTTCCGCGGCTTTCACAGCTTCCTGTTGTTGCAAAGTGAGATTGGGTTTTCCGGGTAAAACCACAGTGCAACTACCATTTCCCACCACCATGCCGATGAGGTTTCCGGCTTTCATATCCGGTTCCACAAACCACTGTATCCGCTGGAAATTGAAGCGAAATTGGATTTTCCCAGCCGGGGTTTCCAGCCAAAGCATTCCGTCTTCCAAGCTGCAATCAGAATGTGGACTGCGAAGCTCCACGCTGTCGAAAATTCCTTTGCGGATGGTGAGCAGGGTGTGGTCGCCGTCGTGAATGATGCGGGAAATTCTTCCCTCAATGGGTGAAAGCAGCGCGTCTTCTGAAGGCATTGGAATGCGTTGGCGAAACCTGAAACAAAGCCCAATAAAGAAATAGGCAACCAGCGCTCCGATGGCCAGAGCAAGTGAAATGCCGTAAATCCAATTGCCAGCTCGGGGAAAGATTCTATTTAAGATGATGGCGAGCGCCAACACAATCAAGGCTGGCACCTGCACCCTGAACTGGGCAAATTTAATCCGGCGAAGTTCGTCGGGGTCGGAAATCAGATATTGTTGTTTTTGCATATATCTCGGTAAGTGGTGACAGGCGTGGTGTTTATGCCACACCTGCCACCTTTAAGCTTTCAATCAATTTGCGCGTGTCCAGGTTTCGGTTCTGCCAAGCAAAGAAACTCCGAGGAAACCGCGCAGTTTCATCGTGTTTGGCCCGGTTAATTCCACTTTTGCGGAATAAGTGTTGCCGGATGAGACGTCGTAAACAGTGGCGCCGTCATATTTGTTCTTGCCTTTGGATTTGAGGTTTTTTATAAACACCAGGTTCAAGATTGGACGGTTGCGGAGGCTTTTATCCGGATTGTCTTTATCCACCTTGGGTTTACCGTTTTCATTTGGTTCTCTCAGCCAAGCAATTTTGCCTTCATACACGCCACTTTTTGTTTCATAAAATTGTACTTTAATCTGTTTGTCCGCGTCATACCACAGACCTTCGATTTTGTAGGTTTGAGCTGCCAGGGCAATGGGAATCAGCATGCCCAAAGCCAGAGCAAGAAGCATCAGTTTTTTCATTTTTATACTCCTTTAAAAAAAGGTTATGGAATTCAGATGATTCCGCAGCGTTTGTAAATCGTATCCACATGGCGCAGATAGCGATCGTAATTGAATATATCATTAAGCTGGGATGGAGGAATCAGTTCGGTGATACGGCTGTCTTCCAACACTTGATCCAGAAAGGGTCTGCCGCTTTCCCAGCATTTCATGGCGGCATCCTGGACCAAAGCGTAGGCGTCTTCACGCGACAGCCCTTTTTGGGTGAGATAGAGAAGCAGGGCTTGAGAAAATACAAGGCCATTGGTGAGTTCCAGATTAGCGCGCATTGCTTCAGGGTAGGCTACGAGGTCGGAAATCAATCTGCAGGTTTTTGCCAGCATATAATGCGTCAGGATGCAGGAATCCGGCAAAATGATGCGCTCCACACTGGAATGAGAGATGTCGCGTTCGTGCCAA includes these proteins:
- a CDS encoding DUF2147 domain-containing protein, translating into MKKLMLLALALGMLIPIALAAQTYKIEGLWYDADKQIKVQFYETKSGVYEGKIAWLREPNENGKPKVDKDNPDKSLRNRPILNLVFIKNLKSKGKNKYDGATVYDVSSGNTYSAKVELTGPNTMKLRGFLGVSLLGRTETWTRAN
- a CDS encoding adenylosuccinate lyase, giving the protein KPAKVSTQVIQRDRHAFFMNELALIGALMEKIALEIRHLQRTEVLEAEESFARGQKGSSAMPHKRNPIISEQLCGLARVLRSNALAAMENNALWHERDISHSSVERIILPDSCILTHYMLAKTCRLISDLVAYPEAMRANLELTNGLVFSQALLLYLTQKGLSREDAYALVQDAAMKCWESGRPFLDQVLEDSRITELIPPSQLNDIFNYDRYLRHVDTIYKRCGII